The nucleotide window TGGTGGCTCTGATGACACTGAGAAGACCAACGCCGCTGCTCCTCGAGGCGCCAACTTGCTCGCTGCTGTTGCCGCCGTCGGTGTCGCTGGTTTCATGATTGCTGCTTAAGGGCTTGGCTTCAAGCTTTAATGGATGGGTTGGATGCTTAATGGATAAATATACACGTTATGGAATTGTCATGTCTAGATGATGGATAAAACGGATTGACTTCTGTATGATATCCCGTGCAGAATGCTGCACTTTAAATTACCTATATATTTAATGGTTATGGAATCTTTACTTTTTCTGTACCCTGACTTCCTCTAGTTCTAGGTTTTCAGTTGTCTTTGTTCAAGACCCCGCGTGCCCCTCCACCTTCTTACAACTCCATTCTCGCAACCTCATCCATAACCTCAAGACCAACAGCACCATGGCCCAAGATGAATGCCATCTCCTGCGTCTCTCAACGGAGCTCATTCTCCAGATCTTGGAGTATGGCCCTACATCGACATATCTCGATGTGGCCCTCACTTGCACTACCCTACACCACCAGTGCCGGAATCTCTTAGATCTTCACCATGAAGCTCACGCAAAATACAGGATCACATCAGACCTGTCACCAGAAACTGTGGTTGATCTACTCAAAGATACTACTAAGGCCAGAATCGAGAGATGGCATGTTCGTGAGCTGGAGATCTGGGGTAGCCGACAAAATTGGGAGGATTGGCGACCATGGGTTCCCAAACTTCCCGGGACTTGCGGCCTTGCTGATGGCTTCCCTACAAGGTATGGGCTGGATTTGCAAGACATGCAGAGATACATCCGCACTGCACTGGAATTATGGACCTTTTCAGACTTCGACTCTGAGGCAATCCAATGAGATCTAAAGGCTGGCCAGGACGGGTTcctcaaactcctcctcgTTGCAACATGTCCTCGTCTTCACAGTCTGCGATTCGTCAAAAGAGGTCCCGATCCTCACACAACTCTGCAATGAATGAGAGAAGTCATCAAAGATAGTCGTCGCACAGAGGACGGGCCACACGAGCTACAAGGCTTGGCTTCGAGTCTCTGCGAGATATCGCAGTTGGTATCGAGACAGATCAAAGTTCGTGGAAAGACATAAGTCCCCGCCGCGATGCCCGCGACTTTGCAGCCCTTTTCTACATACCAAACCTTGAAAGCCTCTACTTCAATGATTTGCACTACATTGAAGATGGCAACGAAGACTACCAACACTTCGATGTGGTTGACCAGTATGACTTTCCACGCGGCACTTCGAGCGTCAAGCATCTCTTCATAGATAGCGCTTCAGAGTTCTCTCCCGAATATTACCAAGGCATAGCAGATGTATCGAAGAAATTAGAATCAGTCGTTTTGAGGGTTGCGAGTGAACAACGGCAAGATCTTGACGACGTGGATGTGTTCGTGGGCTCGCTTTCTTTCAGTAATGGGAAAACGCTACAGAAACTCATCATTTACAATCCGGGCGGTATGCACGGCTATCAATGCAGAAACTATCGACTCGATGACCTTGACGACTTTGGAAACCTGAAGCTGTTTACGTTGGCAGTTTCCGATATAGAGCTTGAAGAGTTTCACCTCATGCATAGTTCTCCCAATGCAGAGCAACTTGCGGAATACGTCTCTGACTTTTTACCTGCTAGTACTGAAGCTATTTATGTCTGGGGACGATCGGACGGGCATGCGGACGACTCAAAATCTGACGATATCCCATCAGATATCCTCGACTCAACACTTGCGTCACTCATCGAATCTGGCGTCCTTGAGAACCTCAAGGTTGTTTACCTCGCGGACGTCGAGAAACGACATGCTCAAGACAATAGAGAGATCGCTCTTGAGAGACCCATCGACGTCGGCCTCAAGGATGCGGGCCCAAAGCAACTGATTCTGCAAAAGTCTGTCGCTGCAGGACTCAAGACTGGTGTGCATGTGTGCACGCTGATGAATAGAGATGATGGGGGATATTGGAAGAACTTTCCTGGCAAGCCGGATAGGTTTGAACTGAAGACTGGTCCTTGTTATGGCGAAAGGCCCGCATCATGGGGATTGAATCTGCAGTCTGGAGAATGGGGGCCGGATTGCGAGGGTTGCGGAGAGTGTAAAGACTGCTTGGTCGTGTATCCTGCTGAGTTGTGGAAGAGTAGTCGTCCATGAGAAGGCTGTCGATAACATGACGACTGCCATCGATTTAGGCTTTAGTAGTACATGTAACACATGGATACCATGTCcatcaagagcctcaagatGGAACTGCCGGTGAAGGCCTGTGCTTCGATGTTGCAGGTGTGATGCCAATGAAGCccaagatgatatcaacgATCAATGCCTCGCCATGGCTCGGATTCAGCTGAGCAAGCATTAGCATCAGTCCATTACCAATCCATTGCCTCAACCCACCACCATCTTAGCCTCCTTCACGATCCTCCAGGCCGCGCGTACGACGCGTCTCTCACCACCCTCAATTGCCTAACAACTCCTCTTGCCTGGTCCCAATATGATAGCAGCACTGAGTAAACTGTATCAATCACTCCCCCTCATACCccatcgccttcttccacCAACCCCCGAGCCCCTTCTCACCCATAACCCTCCCAAACTCCCTCACTGACTCGGTCTCATCAAACCCCGTCTTGCCTCCCACGCCCTCAGCCTTCGCGGGCTTCGCAACACATTTAAAGTCTTTATACCGCAGCGCTTGCACCGTAGATACCCACTCTGTCAATCCACCTTCATCGCGCCCTTCTGCAAACATTATCCCCGGTGACCCGCCGCTTCGCACGTACAGCCAGTCCACGTTTAGCTGTTGTGCTGCGCGACGTACGCGGGAGAGTTTCTTGCGGGATGTTATATGGTGGGTGCGGATTAGGCAATTGAAGAGTGAGGGCGTTCGTGACATGATGGTACAGGCGGTGTTGGAGAGACGTTGGTGAGAAGATTCATGATATCACGATCGGACTTTTATGGATCCGATGAAAAACACAACCACACCACGAGaaaataaatactaaatGGTATAGAGCGTAGTTAACGTAAAATTCATCCTCGTATGTGCACATCTAAGGATATAAACCTAGCCTAAGCAAACCAAACGCCTTCCTGGTATGTATCGTATCCTCCGCAGCCGAGTCAAAACATCATGACATGACCAACATCAAAGTTTGTTTACATACACGTACGTtattcaacaacatcgaGTCCCTCAATCCCCAGGGGCCACTCGTCATAAATGGGTATAATGTGAAAGCTAAACGAACTTTCTCGTTCCCTGCACGCCAAAAGTTCGAGCTAAGTTGCGCTGCGCCTCTCAGTTTAGACACCTCGGA belongs to Fusarium oxysporum Fo47 chromosome V, complete sequence and includes:
- a CDS encoding uncharacterized protein (expressed protein) — protein: MAQDECHLLRLSTELILQILEYGPTSTYLDVALTCTTLHHQCRNLLDLHHEAHAKYRITSDLSPETVVDLLKDTTKARIERWHVRELEIWGSRQNWEDWRPWVPKLPGTCGLADGFPTRYGLDLQDMQRYIRTALELWTFSDFDSEAIQ